One genomic region from Strix aluco isolate bStrAlu1 chromosome 25, bStrAlu1.hap1, whole genome shotgun sequence encodes:
- the TSHB gene encoding thyrotropin subunit beta yields the protein MSPFFVMSLLFGLTFGQAASLCAPSEYIIHVEKRECAYCLAINTTICAGFCMTRDSNGKKLLLKSALSQNVCTYKEMLYQTALIPGCPHHTIPYYSYPVAVSCKCGKCNTDYSDCVHEKVRTNYCTKPQKLCNM from the exons ATGAGTCCCTTCTTTGTGATGTCTCTCCTCTTTGGCCTGACTTTCGGTCAAGCAGCCTCACTTTGTGCTCCTTCTGAGTACATAATCCATGTGGAGAAAAGGGAATGTGCCTACTGCCTGGCCATCAACACCACCATCTGCGCTGGATTTTGCATGACTCGG GACAGCAATGGCAAGAAGCTGCTACTCAAAAGTGCTCTGTCTCAGAACGTGTGCACATATAAAGAGATGTTGTATCAAACAGCACTGATTCCGGGCTGCCCGCATCACACCATCCCTTATTACTCCTACCCTGTGGCTGTGAGCTGCAAGTGTGGTAAATGCAACACTGATTACAGTGACTGCGTTCATGAGAAGGTTAGGACAAACTATTGCACTAAACCACAGAAGCTCTGTAACATGTAA
- the TSPAN2 gene encoding tetraspanin-2: MGTVRGGMRCIKILLFIFNLTFWLAGLAVIAFGLWLRFGGVMADFASDKKSPEYFFMGLYVLVGAGALMTTVGFFGCCGAARESQCLLGAFFACLLVIFAAEVTAGVFAFIGKKVAIQEAQKIYEDIYDDYMKNPGGKVNRTIYHYHLAFQCCGKDNTEQQMGLPCPENIQMPKNCLVEIQNVIDANLRLVGIVGIAIAGITIFGMIFSMVLCCAIRNTRDMI, encoded by the exons ATGGGCACGGTGCGCGGGGGGATGCGCTGCATCAAGATCCTGCTGTTCATCTTCAACCTGACCTTCTGG CTGGCAGGATTGGCTGTCATTGCCTTTGGTCTATGGCTGCGGTTTGGTGGGGTTATGGCAGACTTTGCTTCAGACAAAAAGTCTCCAGAGTACTTCTTCATGG GACTCTATGTATTGGTGGGAGCAGGGGCTCTCATGACCACAGTTGGATTTTTTGGGTGCTGTGGAGCAGCGCGGGAGTCTCAGTGCTTACTTGGAGCA ttcTTTGCTTGCTTGTTGGTGATATTTGCAGCTGAGGTCACTGCTGGAGTATTTGCCTTTATAGGCAAGAAAGTG GCAATACAGGAAGCCCAGAAAATCTACGAAGACATTTATGATGACTATATGAAAAACCCAGGGGGGAAGGTCAACAGGACTATCTATCACTACCACTTAGCT tTTCAATGCTGTGGTAAAGATAATACAGAACAACAAATGGGATTACCCTGTCCAGAGAATATCCAAATGCCAAAG aactGCCTGGTTGAAATCCAGAATGTAATTGATGCTAATCTGCGTTTAGTTGGAATTGTTGGAATTGCAATTGCTGGCATCACA ATCTTTGGCATGATATTCAGCATGGTTCTGTGCTGTGCGATCCGTAACACAAGAGACATGATCTAA